One genomic region from Diabrotica undecimpunctata isolate CICGRU chromosome 9, icDiaUnde3, whole genome shotgun sequence encodes:
- the LOC140451047 gene encoding matrix metalloproteinase-18-like — protein sequence MLKGIDVLVFMLTFASVFCNDFSEKDAIAYLNQYEQIDNSTDFSTLIINFQEKYNLPVDGLLNNATIKLMRRPRCQHSDNEFIVASPWHKQHLRWYFPQRTPKAQKDAEMAFQTWQNVSTLTFTMVTNPTLEPPDITITMVRGTHHFRANCMGDAECPTRFVGGAALGHSYFPHPADTCTEIHLDITKPWHFGNDSIPEGRISFLMVLVHEIGHALGIGHSGTQSAVMYSMYQHKISGLHKDDITAIQYLYGPNNTYAPNPKFTTTSSTTTTTRKQTTRSRYTTVHTPTTTSSTTSRPTTTSSTRPRPSKQPKNLCDIVPDFMFLATAPEFSNYRLYIARDKFIWKLDLNEMIIPSQPELLADYVPAELRQYTLQHIFQTTAGDLVTIVPPNKYFSASFPSIQYIDNFTLNIPKKAHINAIFQSNSGQSYTFYNNMSYIEFSNDFTSEVRRGWIKDIFPGIPEDISLALRWIDGHIYFFRQNTYYKFNEFTRKVVAAGQFNWNLFGVPCPNENILQQLKTLISKLVSVYN from the coding sequence ATGTTGAAGGGAATAGACGTATTAGTTTTTATGCTAACGTTCGCAAGCGTGTTTTGCAATGATTTCTCGGAAAAAGACGCTATTGCCTATCTAAATCAATATGAACAGATCGATAATAGTACAGATTTCTCTACTTTGATAATTAACTTTCAAGAAAAGTATAATTTACCAGTGGATGGTTTGCTTAATAATGCAACAATCAAATTGATGCGTCGTCCGCGTTGTCAACACAGTGATAACGAATTTATAGTGGCTTCTCCATGGCACAAACAACACCTGCGATGGTATTTTCCTCAAAGAACGCCCAAGGCCCAAAAAGACGCAGAAATGGCATTTCAGACGTGGCAAAATGTTTCAACCTTAACATTCACAATGGTTACAAATCCTACGCTAGAGCCACCAGATATAACCATAACTATGGTTAGGGGAACTCATCATTTTAGAGCAAATTGTATGGGAGATGCCGAATGTCCTACTAGATTTGTTGGAGGTGCTGCTTTAGGACATTCATACTTTCCTCATCCCGCAGACACCTGTACAGAGATACATTTAGATATAACGAAGCCCTGGCATTTTGGAAACGACTCTATACCTGAAGGCCGTATAAGTTTTCTTATGGTACTGGTTCATGAAATTGGGCATGCTCTTGGAATCGGTCATAGTGGAACACAAAGTGCTGTCATGTATAGTATGTATCAGCATAAGATTAGTGGTCTACATAAGGATGATATAACCGCAATACAATATCTATATGGGCCTAACAATACCTATGCTCCAAACCCAAAGTTTACAACAACTAgctcaacaacaacaacaactcGTAAGCAAACGACCCGCTCAAGGTATACAACGGTACATACACCAACAACAACTAGTTCGACAACGTCAAGACCAACAACAACTAGTTCGACAAGACCAAGGCCTAGTAAGCAACCGAAAAATTTGTGTGATATTGTTCCAGATTTTATGTTTTTAGCCACTGCTCCAGAGTTTTCAAATTACCGATTATATATCGCCCGCGATAAATTTATATGGAAACTAGACTTGAACGAAATGATTATTCCATCTCAGCCTGAACTTCTTGCTGATTATGTTCCTGCAGAATTACGTCAATACACTTTACAACACATTTTTCAAACAACAGCCGGTGATTTGGTTACAATTGTGCCACCAAACAAATATTTCTCAGCATCCTTTCCTAGCATTCaatatattgataattttacACTTAATATACCCAAGAAGGCCCACATCAATGCTATTTTTCAATCAAATTCCGGGCAATCCTATACATTTTACAACAATATgtcatatatagaattttctaatgattttactAGCGAGGTAAGAAGAGGCTGGATAAAAGACATATTTCCGGGAATACCTGAAGATATTTCTCTTGCACTTCGATGGATTGATGGCCATATTTACTTTTTCCGTCAAAATACTTActataaatttaatgaatttactaGAAAAGTTGTGGCCGCTGGACAATTTAACTGGAATCTATTTGGAGTGCCTTGCCCAAACGAAAATATCTTACAACAATTAAAAACTCTAATATCTAAACTTGTatctgtatataattaa
- the LOC140451049 gene encoding uncharacterized protein — MVWSLITTGKRFISKFNTYLNSFQLRYEECKGNLNIDLAKILEKGIQDAKEGAGFQKGDKIRIIVRNENFKHPISTGTETDLNTDNILAHIENIVTSDESVQVEDTIFDIQIFKIPRGSGRHKIINLAEDRRTKKSITQIKNTDTLCGARAVIVGLTYVTNEILGHKLIKSDAHSIRIGRKLQTDLAEKLCNLLGGCYNDGFTLDNFKKAEELLDVQIKIICAENFNTIIYEGPEKTAKIYLYKNGNHFDVINNLKGLYGSRFYCAKCDTPYSHNRVHKCKKSPLCTICKHPEHDLTTKSKVLCKDCNRYCYNNECLRNHTEACKEVFKCDKCNKLCKRDKEHVCGYSMCRNCNTFVEIATHQCYMMKKLAKGGVCTVACTCNNRSSVINSGCKENHKQSQSCKDPCICNNLSEEKIMKCSYNERYIFFDYEAMQDTGIHVPNLVIAQDFDGHKFVFKDNEEFCRWLISEKHRNYTAIAHNSKSYDSYFILKYCVENTIKPYTIYNGSKLMLLEVEALKLKIIDSSNFVAGPLSGFPKTFGLHELKKGYFPHFFNTPENTHYEGCLPDIAYYGPNTMKTKQRSDFKKWYDEHKNDHFVLQKELHTYCDSDVDILRRGCLEFRKEFLEIANIDPFQYLTIASVCMAIYRSKYLRTNTIGVVKQEIKETYSRASIKWLNQFSNVQHALNGGEVTICGAKVDGFSEESNTVYQYHGCFWHGHPECFKNDTVNHVNNETMSDLYERTIRRSKQIKEAGYNLVEMWECEWLKSKECKNAADPQLIEPLKPREAFFGGRTNAIKLNVTGKKLRYIDIVSLYPTVQYYDQYPVGHPTKIHAPEVYDPNWFGLVHCQILPPTDLYHPVLPVKTDKLMFPLCNQCILEDCENCDHDDSERMLRGTWTTLEINKALEKGYKIIKIHEVWHFEQTSTDLFKGYVKDFMKIKLETSPHTYATNEEYARAVKEQMDIELDLSKIAPNPGKRAVAKICLNSLWGKFGQRMNMKQTEYVVDIKRWYEVLMNDKINLTNVTFINDNIAQVSYDYKDVFVEDPTSTNIFVALFTTSNARLRLYEMIDRLGEAVAYFDTDSIVYIDDGLNTVETGEMLGDWNDELPEDDYIVEWLSTGPKSYFYKTAKGKEVTKIKGFTLNYENSLVLNASAMNDIIHDPTKEIKLTYDQIGRDTETKDIVTRKRVSKTFKMAYKKRKIIQSDDSLIDTTPLGFQKL, encoded by the coding sequence ATGGTCTGGTCTTTAATTACCACAGGTAAAcgttttatttctaaatttaacacTTATTTAAATTCGTTTCAATTACGTTATGAAGAGTGCAAAGgtaatttaaatattgatttagcaAAGATATTAGAAAAAGGTATACAGGATGCTAAAGAAGGAGCCGGCTTTCAAAAAGGGGATAAAATTCGTATAATTGTTCgtaatgaaaattttaaacatCCCATATCAACAGGTACTGAAACAGATTTAAATACGGATAATATCTTGGCTCATATCGAAAACATTGTAACTTCTGACGAGTCGGTTCAAGTCGAAGATACTATATTTGATATACAAATTTTCAAGATACCTAGGGGTAGCGGCCgacataaaattataaatttggcAGAGGACCGTCGCACCAAGAAAAGCATTACCCAGATTAAAAATACCGACACTTTATGCGGGGCTCGAGCAGTTATAGTGGGCTTAACATACGTCACAAACGAGATTTTGGGCCACAAATTGATCAAAAGCGATGCTCATAGCATACGTATAGGTCGAAAATTGCAGACTGATTTGGCCGAAAAACTTTGCAACCTGTTGGGCGGTTGTTATAACGATGGCTTTACGTTGGATAATTTTAAGAAGGCAGAGGAGTTATTGGATGTGCAGATAAAGATTATTTGTGCAGAAAATTTCAACACAATCATATACGAGGGCCCCGAAAAAACAGCCAagatttatttgtataaaaacgGGAATCATTTTgatgttataaacaatttaaagggTCTTTACGGTAGTCGTTTTTATTGTGCGAAGTGTGATACCCCTTACAGTCATAACCGTGTACACAAATGCAAGAAATCACCACTTTGTACGATTTGCAAACATCCCGAGCATGACTTGACTACAAAAAGCAAAGTTTTGTGCAAGGACTGTAACCGTTATTGCTACAACAATGAATGTTTAAGAAACCATACAGAAGCTTGCAAAGAAGTATTTAAATGTGACAAATGTAATAAACTATGCAAGAGAGATAAGGAGCATGTATGCGGTTACTCCATGTGCAGAAACTGTAATACCTTTGTAGAAATAGCTACGCATCAGTGttacatgatgaaaaaactagCCAAAGGAGGAGTTTGTACTGTAGCCTGTACTTGCAATAACAGATCAAGCGTGATAAATTCAGGCTGTAAAGAAAATCACAAACAGTCACAAAGTTGCAAAGACCCTTGTATATGTAACAATCTCtctgaagaaaaaataatgaaatgctCTTACAACGAAAGATATATATTCTTTGATTACGAGGCAATGCAGGATACAGGCATTCATGTACCGAATCTTGTAATTGCGCAGGATTTCGACGgacataaatttgtttttaaagacAATGAAGAGTTCTGTAGATGGTTAATTTCCGAGAAACATAGAAATTATACAGCGATAGCCCACAATAGTAAATCATAcgattcatatttcattttaaaatattgcgTGGAAAACACGATAAAGCCGTACACTATCTACAACGGGTCAAAACTTATGCTTTTGGAAGTCGAGGCTCTTAAACTGAAAATAATAGACAGCTCTAATTTTGTAGCCGGCCCCCTGTCCGGTTTTCCTAAAACTTTTGGTCTGCATGAATTAAAGAAAGGCTATTTTCCTCACTTTTTCAACACTCCTGAAAATACTCACTACGAAGGCTGCTTACCAGATATTGCGTATTATGGACCCAACacaatgaaaacaaaacaaagatCTGATTTTAAGAAATGGTACGATGAGCATAAAAATGACCACTTTGTGTTACAGAAAGAGCTCCATACCTATTGCGATTCAGATGTTGATATTTTACGACGTGGGTGTTTGGAATTTCGCAAGGAATTTTTAGAAATAGCAAACATAGACCCATTTCAATATCTGACTATTGCCAGTGTGTGTATGGCCATATATAGATCTAAATATCTTCGAACAAACACCATTGGCGTTGTAAAGCAGGAGATAAAGGAGACATATAGCAGGGCATCAATAAAATGGCTCAATCAATTTTCTAACGTCCAACATGCTCTTAATGGCGGAGAAGTGACAATTTGCGGTGCAAAAGTTGATGGTTTCTCGGAAGAGTCAAATACTGTGTACCAGTACCACGGTTGCTTCTGGCATGGCCACCCAGAATGCTTTAAGAACGACACAGTTAACCACGTCAACAATGAGACAATGAGTGACTTGTACGAGAGAACAATAAGACgatcaaaacaaataaaagaagcaGGGTACAACTTGGTAGAAATGTGGGAATGTGAGTGGTTAAAATCCAAAGAATGTAAAAACGCCGCAGATCCTCAACTTATTGAACCCTTAAAGCCTCGTGAAGCATTCTTTGGCGGTAGAACAAACGCCATAAAACTAAACGTGACTGGGAAAAAGCTCAGATACATAGATATTGTATCACTGTATCCAACCGTACAATATTACGATCAATATCCAGTTGGCCACCCTACAAAAATACATGCACCTGAAGTATACGATCCTAATTGGTTTGGTCTAGTACATTGCCAAATACTACCGCCTACTGATTTATACCATCCTGTATTACCTGTCAAAACTGACAAATTAATGTTTCCACTGTGTAATCAATGCATCTTGGAAGATTGCGAAAATTGTGATCATGATGACTCGGAAAGAATGCTGAGGGGTACATGGACAACTCTAGAAATTAATAAGGCCTTAGAAAAAgggtataaaataataaaaattcacgAGGTGTGGCATTTTGAGCAAACATCGACAGATTTATTCAAGGGATATGTCAAAGATTTTATGAAGATCAAATTAGAAACTAGTCCACATACGTATGCCACAAATGAAGAGTACGCTCGGGCTGTAAAAGAGCAGATGGACATAGAGCTCGATTTATCTAAAATAGCCCCAAATCCCGGTAAACGAGCAGTCGCTAAAATATGCCTAAATAGTCTATGGGGTAAATTTGGCCAAAGAATGAATATGAAACAGACAGAGTATGTTGTGGACATTAAAAGATGGTACGAAGTTTTGATGaacgataaaataaatttaacaaacgTCACATTTATTAATGATAATATAGCACAAGTCTCTTACGATTATAAAGACGTGTTTGTGGAAGACCCAACATCTACGAATATTTTTGTGGCATTATTTACGACCAGTAACGCTCGTCTAAGACTGTACGAGATGATTGATAGGCTAGGAGAAGCAGTTGCCTACTTCGACACAGACTCCATTGTTTACATTGATGATGGCCTAAACACTGTCGAAACAGGTGAAATGTTGGGCGATTGGAATGATGAGTTGCCTGAAGATGACTACATAGTTGAATGGCTCAGTACAGGTCCTAAAAGTTATTTTTACAAAACAGCCAAGGGCAAAGAGGTGACTAAAATCAAAGGTTTCACTTTAAACTACGAAAACAGCCTAGTACTCAATGCCTCCGCCATGAATGACATCATACACGATccaaccaaagaaattaagctcACGTATGACCAGATCGGTAGGGATACAGAGACCAAAGATATTGTTACGAGAAAAAGGGTATCAAAGACTTTCAAGATGGCCTACAAGAAACGAAAAATAATACAAAGTGATGACTCATTAATTGACACAACACCTCTTGGctttcaaaaattataa
- the LOC140451046 gene encoding uncharacterized protein — MGDLPTLKKIRASLKARLTSFIKFIDRDSTHGEMNEPTRAEIELRIENANSIHTQYQETQLKIESLLDAITEEEINYRETFETSFYSVIIKAKQLLTTTSASASSTSSPTSEHFASNHTYTTSNIKLPSIELPKFSGNIEEWLDFHYLFDSACITGSAERVIASIPLSASNFTVTWNLLVERYSNKELLLHNHIKAIFNLKAINKEGSFSIRNLIDKFCSNLRALEALKQPVEHWDALLKYILLEKLDSESVKEWEKANNGKVSQVSDLIYFLKTKADTLERYNLNKPNIQGTSVNNHVKFRHNSTKALVSTKSSFLSCPLCNQQHKLVHCSQFHSLDIPARINKVRRFKLCLNCLHSGHQQATCKYGECKKCNQKHHTLLHEFIENPLNPLSQFNDQVVASQSNPQTLSNTSQNQQILLSTVVVQVRDHLGVAHNCRALLDSGAQSNFITSSLVDLLGISREQVNISVVGIAHVFSKINHKCNIVINSLQSIYSFPLECLIIPQICGQLPVCQIDASSLPIPANIRLSDPNFHTPSEVNILISASIFWDLLCVGQVKLGPEKPILQKTRLGWIISGLLINTWVNSQQSTICALSHNIETDSNSRFWEIEECSGTKLQSPEELLCEEHFKSTFRRNLDGRFIVSIPFKLQVDSLGESRSIAQRRLYSLEKRLLNDPIMKEQYVAFMEEYLSLGHMSRVTDCTLPVHSYYFPHHGVMKQDSLTTKLRVVFDGSCPSSSGHSLNDLQMVGPVMQNDLISILMRFRRCPFVASADIAKMYRQILIDDTQRCLQRILRRNHPKDPLHSYELNTVTYGSTSTEDFYVDDLLTGSDSLEDLILNCKQVSEILSKGCFPLRKWTSNNSSFLKSIQESISLDTPFLFGANENTKTLGLQWCPSLDSLSYSIDSNVTPKIITKRSILSGIAQIFDPLGLLSPSIIKVKILMQLLWLEKLDWDEGVPLHIQSEWLSFRDQLHELNKLQIQRNVVLPNSVVIEMHGFCDASEVAYGAAIYIRSVDKKGNIFINLLCAKSKVAPVKKLSIPRLELSGALILSRLSKMVITSLNIQFNKIFLWSDSTITLGWIKTSSHVLKTFVGNRVSEIQSNTDPENWRHVPTDCNRADLLSRGIEPQVLSSCSFWWHGPSFLLDSPETWPVQVSFDKEKLPEFKTISNQFMIVSSTPLFDFEKYSSFSTLVRSVAYSLRFYYNSQRKNKATRVLGHLTTQEINNSTLTLVKLVQAEGFPSEIQCLRRGNAVSSKSRILSLNPFLDPEGLLRVGGRLSNSNFSYQKKHPILIQSNHKFTILFFRQEHFKLCHAGPQHLLAHVREKYWPLHGKSLARRTVRECLRCFRFNPDQVNPIMGDLPQSRVTPSFPFAVTGVDYAGPFALRTSRHRGASSYKGYISLFVCLSTKAIHLEVVTDLSTEAFMAAIKRFIARRGKPCQMMSDNGTTFVGANNSLLELDKFLKTNGNKFPDMCAKSDINWKFIPAHSPHFGGLWEAGVKSVKANLKRVMTDTKLDYERFVTLLTQIEGVLNSRPLSALSSNPSDLLPLTPAHFLIGRAMDSVPEINLSNLSITSLSRFQQLQQLRHHFWKRWSLEYISELQEQKKWKVNQSKIQTDTLVLIKERNLPPLNWCLGRVEVLHPGADGVTRVVTIRTSKGLIKRAVTNIYPLPVPSDQSEGAITS, encoded by the exons AAACTTCCTTCTATTGAATTGCCAAAATTCAGTGGCAACATAGAAGAATGGTTAGATTTTCATTACTTATTTGATTC agCATGCATAACAGGTTCTGCTGAGAGAGTCATTGCTTCTATACCTCTCTCTGCTTCTAATTTTACTGTTACATGGAATCTTTTGGTTGAGAGATATTCTAACAAGGAATTGTTGTTGCATAACCATATTAAAGCTATCTTCAATTTAAAGGCAATCAATAAAGAAGGTTCATTTTCAATCAGAAACttaattgataaattttgtaGCAATCTTAGAGCTTTGGAGGCATTAAAACAACCAGTCGAACATTGGGATGCCCTTCtcaaatatattcttttggaaaaATTAGATTCTGAATCTGTGAAAGAATGGGAGAAGGCCAACAATGGTAAAGTCAGTCAAGTTTCGGACCTCATATATTTCCTAAAAACGAAGGCAGATACTCTAGAAAGATATAATCTAAATAAACCCAATATTCAAGGGACTTCTGTCAATAATCATGTCAAATTCAGACACAACAGTACTAAGGCTCTTGTAAGTACAaaatcttcttttctttcttgtcCTTTATGCAACCAGCAACACAAACTGGTTCACTGTAGTCAATTTCATTCATTAGACATTCCTGCCCGTATCAATAAAGTACGTAGATTTAAATTATGCTTGAATTGTCTGCATTCTGGACATCAACAAGCTACGTGCAAATATGGCGAATGTAAGAAATGTAACCAGAAACATCATACTCTTCTCCATGAATTTATTGAAAATCCACTAAATCCATTGTCTCAGTTTAATGATCAAGTAGTTGCTTCTCAGAGTAACCCTCAGACACTTTCTAATACTTCTCAAAATCAACAAATCCTTCTATCAACGGTTGTTGTCCAAGTTCGTGACCATTTAGGGGTTGCTCATAATTGTagagctcttttagatagtggagCTCAATCTAATTTTATCACATCAAGTTTAGTTGATTTGCTGGGTATTTCAAGGGAGCAGGTTAACATTTCTGTAGTGGGTATCGCTcatgttttttctaaaataaatcacAAATGCAATATTGTTATTAACTCTTTACAATCTATATATTCTTTCCCCCTAGAGTGTTTAATCATTCCACAAATATGTGGACAACTTCCAGTTTGTCAAATTGATGCATCTTCGTTGCCCATACCTGCAAATATTCgtttatcagacccaaattttcATACTCCTTCGGAAGTAAATATTCTGATCAGTGCTAGTATTTTTTGGGACCTGCTATGTGTGGGTCAGGTCAAGTTAGGTCCTGAAAAACCCATACTTCAGAAAACTAGATTAGGGTGGATCATTTCTGGTCTTTTAATAAATACCTGGGTGAATAGTCAGCAATCTACCATATGTGCATTATCACACAATATCGAAACTGACAGCAATTCTAGGTTTTGGGAGATTGAGGAGTGCTCAGGTACTAAACTTCAGTCTCCAGAAGAGTTATTGTGCGAGGAGCACTTCAAATCAACCTTTAGGAGAAATTTGGATGGTCGGTTCATTGTGTCCATTCCTTTTAAGTTACAGGTTGACTCTTTGGGAGAATCCAGATCAATAGCTCAAAGAAGGTTGTATAGCTTAGAAAAAAGGCTTCTTAATGATCCTATCATGAAGGAGCAGTATGTTGCATTTATGGAGGAATACTTGTCTTTAGGCCACATGTCAAGAGTTACTGATTGTACTTTGCCAGTACATAGTTATTACTTTCCTCATCACGGGGTGATGAAGCAGGACAGTCTCACTACAAAACTCAGAGTAGTGTTCGATGGTTCCTGTCCGTCATCATCTGGTCATTCGCTCAACGATCTTCAGATGGTAGGTCCCGTCATGCAGAATGATTTGATATCTATCCTGATGAGATTTAGAAGGTGTCCATTTGTTGCATCTGCGGACATTGCCAAAATGTACCGCCAAATTCTTATTGATGATACTCAACGGTGTCTCCAAAGAATCTTACGGAGAAATCATCCGAAAGATCCTCTTCATTCATATGAATTAAATACAGTtacttatggctctacgtcaa CTGAAGACTTCTATGTTGACGACTTGTTAACTGGTTCTGATTCGTTAGAGGACTTAATCCTTAATTGTAAACAAGTCTCTGAAATTCTTTCAAAAGGTTGCTTTCCACTTAGAAAGTGGACCTCAAACAATTCTTCATTTCTTAAGTCCATCCAGGAATCTATTTCATTAGACACTCCCTTCCTTTTTGGTGCCAATGAAAACACAAAGACACTTGGGTTACAATGGTGCCCTAGTTTAGATTCATTGTCCTATTCTATTGATTCAAATGTTACTCCCAAAATTATCACTAAAAGATCAATACTTTCTGGTATTGCTCAAATATTCGACCCTTTAGGTCTCTTAAGTCCATCAATCATTAAAGTCAAAATCCTTATGCAACTCCTTTGGTTAGAGAAGTTAGACTGGGATGAAGGAGTGCCATTGCATATTCAGTCTGAGTGGTTATCTTTCAGAGATCAGTTGCATGAGTTGAATAAATTGCAAATTCAaagaaatgtagttctccctAATTCTGTTGTTATTGAAATGCACGGATTCTGTGACGCAAGCGAAGTTGCTTATGGCGCAGCCATATATATTCGCAGTGTTGATAAAAagggtaacatttttataaatttactttGTGCTAAAAGCAAAGTAGCACCTGTAAAGAAGCTGAGCATACCTCGCCTGGAACTTAGCGGAGCTTTGATCTTATCACGTCTTTCTAAAATGGTTATTACTTCTTTGAATATTCAGTTCAATAAGATTTTTCTGTGGTCTGACTCAACCATTACCTTGGGCTGGATAAAAACTTCGTCACATGTGCTAAAAACTTTCGTTGGTAATCGTGTTTCAGAAATTCAGTCCAACACAGATCCCGAAAATTGGAGACATGTACCTACGGATTGTAACCGTGCTGATTTACTCTCTCGAGGAATTGAACCTCAGGTTCTAAGCTCTTGTTCATTTTGGTGGCACGGCCCGTCCTTCTTGCTAGATTCTCCTGAAACTTGGCCAGTTCAAGTAtcttttgataaagaaaaacttccAGAGTTTAAAACTATTAGCAACCAATTTATGATAGTTTCGTCTactccattatttgattttgaaaaatattcgAGTTTTTCAACCTTGGTAAGGTCAGTGGCTTACTCTTTGCGTTTCTACTACAATTCTCAACGAAAGAACAAGGCCACTCGTGTTTTGGGGCATTTAACCACACAGGAGATTAACAATTCTACCCTTACTCTAGTTAAGTTGGTACAAGCTGAAGGTTTCCCATCTGAGATTCAGTGCTTAAGAAGAGGTAATGCAGTTTCTTCTAAAAGCAGAATCTTATCACTTAATCCCTTTTTAGATCCAGAAGGATTACTCAGGGTCGGTGGTAGATTAAGTAATTCAAACTTTTCTTATCAAAAGAAACATCCTATTCTAATTCAATCTAATCATAAGTTTACTATTCTATTTTTCCGTCAAGAGCATTTCAAGCTGTGCCATGCAGGACCTCAACATCTCCTAGCTCACGTGCGTGAGAAATATTGGCCTTTACATGGAAAATCATTGGCTAGGAGAACGGTTCGCGAATGCTTGCGTTGCTTTCGCTTCAATCCCGATCAAGTTAATCCCATCATGGGAGATCTTCCCCAATCAAGAGTCACCCCCTCATTTCCATTTGCTGTTACAGGAGTTGATTATGCTGGTCCATTTGCCCTCAGAACTAGTCGTCATAGGGGTGCTTCTTCATATAAAGGTtatattagtttatttgtttgCCTATCGACAAAGGCCATTCATTTAGAGGTGGTAACGGATCTTTCCACCGAAGCCTTTATGGCggcaataaaacgatttatagcTAGAAGGGGCAAACCATGTCAGATGATGagtgataacggaaccacatttgtGGGTGCCAACAATTCTTTGTTGGAATTGgataaatttttgaaaaccaaTGGTAATAAATTCCCTGATATGTGTGCTAAATCTGATATAAATTGGAAGTTCATACCGGCTCATTCTCCTCATTTTGGCGGTCTCTGGGAGGCTGGAGTCAAATCGGTGAAGGCTAACCTCAAACGAGTTATGACAGATACGAAATTAGATTATGAAAGATTTGTTACATTACTAACTCAGATTGAAGGAGTATTAAATTCTCGTCCTTTGAGTGCCTTGTCTTCTAACCCTTCTGATCTTTTGCCTTtaacaccagctcacttcctcaTTGGAAGAGCCATGGATTCCGTTCCAGAAATAAATCTATCAAACTTATCCATTACCAGTTTGTCTAGATTCCAGCAGTTGCAGCAACTTCGCCATCATTTTTGGAAACGTTGGTCTCTGGAATACATCTCCGAATTGCAAGAACAGAAGAAATGGAAAGTCAACCAATCTAAAATTCAGACTGACACACTCGTCCTCATCAAAGAAAGAAATTTACCTCCTTTAAACTGGTGTCTTGGGCGCGTAGAAGTTTTGCATCCCGGCGCTGATGGAGTTACACGAGTGGTTACCATAAGAACTTCAAAAGGACTTATAAAGCGAGCTGTTACAAACATTTATCCACTTCCGGTTCCTAGTGATCAAAGTGAAGGTGCAATCACGTCTTAA